The following nucleotide sequence is from Triticum dicoccoides isolate Atlit2015 ecotype Zavitan chromosome 7B, WEW_v2.0, whole genome shotgun sequence.
catgagtatgctaattgaagggccgaaacaaccagggaacgacatcaatctgtatctggggctgctgaaagaggagctagacacgctgtggaaaacgccagccaatatatgggacaccgcagagaaagacTATTtctctatgagagccgcactgctcacgacggggcAGGACtaactcggttacggatatgtcgcggggcaggtggtccacgaattttctggatgcgtcaggtgcatggatgacacaatgtatcgccagctagatagagatcccgggtcttcgaaaaccatgttcatgggacatcaaaggtggcttcacgatgatgactcatggaggaaacgcaagtatctattcgatggtgaaaccaaaccccgaagatgcccgcgtacgaggagcggcgaggaaatagacgagctgttgaaaaattggaaagattgcccactgccgggaaagaagcaaaaggcgccagagccgggaaagaagcgaaaggcgccagagccgctgctgaaggtatggaaaacgaggtctgttttctgggacttgccgtactggaagatccaccgtgtgcctcatagccttgatgtcatgcatatcacgaagaacgtgtgccagagtctgcttggtaccctgctcaacatgccagagaggaccaaagatgggccgaaagcaagagcagacttgaaatcaatgggcatcagggaggagcttcacgctaatgatgatgatgatgaggcgaagcaggacacgaaaagttgtcgcaaaggcaaaaaaggccaagaagagtggaaatgacttccctcctgcgtgcttcactctaagtcaggaggagattgatcagtttttcacctgcctcgtaggagtaaaacttccttatggttacgcggggaagataagcagatacctagactcagcgaagcagaagttcagcgggatgaagtctcacgagtgtcacgtgctgatgatgcagatacttccagttgcaatccgtgggatcatggatgcgcacgtccgtgaaattctATTTGGcatatgcaactttttcgatgtcatctctaggaagtcggttggcgtgaggcaactcagaaggctacacgaagagatcgtggtgatactatgcgagcttgagatgtacttctcgcccgcattcttcgacgttatggtgcatctgctggtccatatcgtggaggataccatccaactcgggccgacgttcctgcacagcatgatgccgttcgaaagtatgaatggtgtcatcaaaggatatgttcgcaacatgtcacgtccagagggaagcatagccaggggctttctgaccgaagagtgcatctcctactgcatgaattatctaggcatcgagaaccccgttggtctgcccgtcaacaggcacctcgacaggctcgctggatggggtcaccgtgagggtcgccacgaaatgcatgtcgacttcgagggtcgactcgtcgACTttaaaagagcaaacctagtcgcgctacaacacatagacgtggtcgatccttgggtggtagagcacaaaacctttattgagaagacatacaatgaccgaggccaacagaggacggacggagatataatcaaagagcacaactcatgtgtcacgcgttggttcaagcagaagcttctgtcgtaccctttacatgaggattcttgtcacagggcgccgagcacaacctgatgacgtatgaggcatacgatatcaacgactacacattctacaccgagggaaaggacatgaagagcgatggttatcagaactccggggtaatgatggaatcctacaccggtaacgacaaggacaaatactacggaaggatcgaggagatctgggagctgagctacgctggagagaaggtcccgatgttctgtgtcagatggaccaagagcgtcctaaaagaagaccggtatttcaccaccatagttagacccgaagccaaatccaagaccgcgggcgcaaacgtcaccgcgaaaaatgagccatgggtactggcttcccaagtggaccaatgcttcttcattaccgacccgtcaaagcccagtcgtgttgttgtgaggagaggcaaaaggaagatcatccgaatggatggagtcgccaatgagcaagacttcgacaagtacggcgacccgaagatggaacatgacgacgacgatgaagtacctgcatacaccacaagaagaagcaggaccatcctacctaaaggacgtccgttcaagagaagaactccatttacgaaaaataagggcaagaagattgtgaacagatagctagctaagatcgattgtatttaaattatagccttcatttctcgattgtatttcgacatattgaaatgatatttcttctgttttagtgtcctcatgaatatttatttatgtttattatggtattgaatttctaactcacaatttaaatttcatgggcactttttgaattcatgaatattttttcaaatttgatgatattttttcatattcaatatgaaaaaatattgaatatttatgaggacactcgatctcgacccccctccatctcgatcgctatccccctcgtCAGATCCCCCTCGCTGCCGAGCACCCCTCGCAcccttccccgctcccccgccgccgccgaccccccgcaccctccccgctcCACCGTCGCCGAGCACCCCCTGNNNNNNNNNNNNNNNNNNNNNNNNNNNNNNNNNNNNNNNNNNNNNNNNNNNNNNNNNNNNNNNNNNNNNNNNNNNNNNNNNNNNNNNNNNNNNNNNNNNNNNNNNNNNNNNNNNNNNNNNNNNNNNNNNNNNNNNNNNNNNNNNNNNNNNNNNNNNNNNNNNNNNNNNNNNNNNNNNNNNNNNNNNNNNNNNNNNNNNNNNNNNNNNNNNNNNNNNNNNNNNNNNNNNNNNNNNNNNNNNNNNNNNNNNNNNNNNNNNNNNNNNNNNNNNNNNNNNNNNNNNNNNNNNNNNNNNNNNNNNNNNNNNNNNNNNNNNNNNNNNNNNNNNNNNNNNNNNNNNNNNNNNNNNNNNNNNNNNccgccgaccccccgcaccctgaaTGTAATAATTTATTTACTTAATAATAATTCACAAATGAATGGTAATAATTTATTTAGTTAATATTAATTCGCAAACTgaaccaaatactaatggcgcacggctagggggtgcgccattgctatccaaaaaaaaggttactaatggtgcatcgcCAGGAGGTGCGCCATCGCCTTTTcttagtagtgcgccattagtagccaaaacaggtgcgccactagcaggccttttcttaGTAGTGCATCCTCTTGCCCTAGTGCCTTTGGCACTGGGCGTTGCCGCCACCGCGGCCAACGCCGGCAGTATCGACGACAGTGATCTGCCAGGGTGGGGAGGGAGTCGGGCGACACTAGGATCGGATACCCCTGGCGTCGCCCTggggtggcggcgcgaggggagcgaaCTCGTCCATAAGTTCACAAAACAGACATtcaccccgctttatagataaagcacaaATCAAACTGCACAGTTGAACGATACAAGATTGTGTGACAACCCTCTTACAAAGCAGATCCCGGGATAACCGGACAATACGAAGACAACATCACACCACTTCCTAGGACAACTAAGCTCCACGACAACATCCTCACTAGGGAGAACCGTACAAAGGGTAACCGCTGAACTTGGCCATAAGTTCAAGGGTATAAAttgtttgtttgtgtgtgtgtgcgttttttttttttgcggttgATACATTGTGTTTCTCTCAAAATAAAATCTTTAAATCTTCAGTGAAGTCCATTCTCATGCTATATCATTCTCTGATTTTCTGCGCTTCTTCTGGGGAGTGCTTCGCTTCGGAAGCTTCAACCTAGGAGTAATATATATATTTCCTATCCTCTATTCCTGGAGCGTCCGAAGCACCTGGTGCAGCGTTGGAGCAAATCTGGTGACGTTGAGCCTGATGTCCTGCTCCAGCCAGTAGTACTTCATGCCCAGCTGCCACCCCTGCTTATGTATCGACTCCGGGTCACTCACCGCCGGGTGGTCCTTGCCGTACTTCTCGTAGAGCGTGCTCTCCTCGGCGGTGATGCTGTACTCGACGTCCCGCAGCCTCATCTCCTTGGCCTGCACGCCGTAGAATATCATGGCCGAGTGCTCCATGTGGCCCCACGGCACCACCTGCAGCATCGCCGCGTTggtgcggaggaagaagaagtttgTGAGCCCGGCCCCGTGCGCACCCATCAGCACGTCGCACGAGTCCACCGCCTTGGAGAACTCCTCGAGCCTCAGGTCACGGCGCGGCTCCACGACCACCACCTCGAACCCGGCGGCCTTCACCGCCGCGGAGATCTCCGGGATGTTGACGAACTTCCTGTTCCGGCCACGGTTGATGAGCATGAGCCGCGGCTTCCGTTTCTCCGTGCCACCGTCGACGCCGCCGGTCGCGTTCTTATTGGCCTCCTTGTACGGGATGCCAAGGCCGTCGGGCGGCAGCGAGAAGATGTCCCGGATGTACATGCGGAAGTCCAGCAGCGTGTAGTTGCGCGGCGTGCGGGTCGGGTCGATGCCGAGGTCGCGGTGGCTGCGGAGGCCGACGACGATGTGCGGGTGGCACCGGACGCCGGCGTCCTTGTTGAAGTCGACGATGTCGTAGCGGGACAGGTTCGCGAGGATGAGGCGGTACTTGTCCACGAACCACGGCTGGAGGTCGGTGACGAGGAACTGGACCTCGCCGTCGTAGGCGCGGGCAGTGATGAAGAGCGGGACGATCACGTCGCTGAAGTCGTGCCACGGGTTGGACGTGAGCCCGTTCATGGCGAACACGACGGCCGGGACGGCGTGCCGGGAGGTGCACTCGGGCGCCACCAGGGACTCTGCGGCGCTCAGGGTCTTGACCTTCACCTTCTCGATGTACTCCAGGTACTTGCGGGACTGGTCCTTGATGGCCCATTCCTGGCCGTCGGCGCTGCGTTCGGCTGCGGGCGGTACATAGAGGATGGTACGGTTGACGCCGATGGCCCGGGCGTCGCCGGAGATCTCGCAGATGTCGTACCGGGGGTCGGACAGATCGCAGATGGGCTTGGGCGGGGCACCTGCATGCGGCCGACGTTTTAGCGTTTCACTGATTTAGATGACGAATGACTGCACATACGGATGGAAGTGAAATTTTCTGGTAACTAACCATGCTTGACGTTGCTCTCGTTCTTGTCGCCACCTTGACCGAGTTCTTGCCGAATGAGCTCTTCCTCCATCCTGTCGCTAGCTTCATTTACTGTCTGGCCTGACTGGTCTGTCCTATTCGCTTGCACGGTATCTGAATTAATAACTAAAATTAACAGCTGGTCAATCATCAGTCAACTAACCGTAAGAGAGACTAGAGAGTACGTAGTACGTATGATGATCGATAAAATAATCATAGTATGCCAAAAGCACAGTGGATGAGTTAGGCAGTGAAAGGTCGTATTACCAGTCGTTTTATTCATTTGGGTTCCAGGTACGTTTTTGTCTTCGATGCGTACTTCTCCCATCGTCTTGGCTGCCTCGTCCTTCTTCCCATTTTCCATGTCATGTACTGCACCTGTCAATGTTAGGTATACATCAACAAAGCAAATT
It contains:
- the LOC119340311 gene encoding beta-1,2-xylosyltransferase XYXT1-like isoform X2, whose protein sequence is MTADPSSSSSAAAAPSVKGVARALSQHHRAVVGFLFGFFVILVLYTTTSGQFGTTNTIVALRSTPAEQNARTSPPPPPPASTPASSSAPNNNSTQGAVHDMENGKKDEAAKTMGEVRIEDKNVPGTQMNKTTDTVQANRTDQSGQTVNEASDRMEEELIRQELGQGGDKNESNVKHGAPPKPICDLSDPRYDICEISGDARAIGVNRTILYVPPAAERSADGQEWAIKDQSRKYLEYIEKVKVKTLSAAESLVAPECTSRHAVPAVVFAMNGLTSNPWHDFSDVIVPLFITARAYDGEVQFLVTDLQPWFVDKYRLILANLSRYDIVDFNKDAGVRCHPHIVVGLRSHRDLGIDPTRTPRNYTLLDFRMYIRDIFSLPPDGLGIPYKEANKNATGGVDGGTEKRKPRLMLINRGRNRKFVNIPEISAAVKAAGFEVVVVEPRRDLRLEEFSKAVDSCDVLMGAHGAGLTNFFFLRTNAAMLQVVPWGHMEHSAMIFYGVQAKEMRLRDVEYSITAEESTLYEKYGKDHPAVSDPESIHKQGWQLGMKYYWLEQDIRLNVTRFAPTLHQVLRTLQE
- the LOC119340311 gene encoding beta-1,2-xylosyltransferase XYXT1-like isoform X1; its protein translation is MTADPSSSSSAAAAPSVKGVARALSQHHRAVVGFLFGFFVILVLYTTTSGQFGTTNTIVALRSTPAEQNARTSPPPPPPASTPASSSAPNNNSTQGAVHDMENGKKDEAAKTMGEVRIEDKNVPGTQMNKTTVINSDTVQANRTDQSGQTVNEASDRMEEELIRQELGQGGDKNESNVKHGAPPKPICDLSDPRYDICEISGDARAIGVNRTILYVPPAAERSADGQEWAIKDQSRKYLEYIEKVKVKTLSAAESLVAPECTSRHAVPAVVFAMNGLTSNPWHDFSDVIVPLFITARAYDGEVQFLVTDLQPWFVDKYRLILANLSRYDIVDFNKDAGVRCHPHIVVGLRSHRDLGIDPTRTPRNYTLLDFRMYIRDIFSLPPDGLGIPYKEANKNATGGVDGGTEKRKPRLMLINRGRNRKFVNIPEISAAVKAAGFEVVVVEPRRDLRLEEFSKAVDSCDVLMGAHGAGLTNFFFLRTNAAMLQVVPWGHMEHSAMIFYGVQAKEMRLRDVEYSITAEESTLYEKYGKDHPAVSDPESIHKQGWQLGMKYYWLEQDIRLNVTRFAPTLHQVLRTLQE